From a single Nicotiana tomentosiformis chromosome 2, ASM39032v3, whole genome shotgun sequence genomic region:
- the LOC104105181 gene encoding uncharacterized protein isoform X1, whose translation MFFYLTTLSLQKFIKEDVSVLPDETPENERFLVTESWKHSDFLCKNYILSGLEDDLYNVYSNMETSKQLWIALERKYKTEDAGLKKFGAAKFLDYKIVDSKSVITQVQELQVIIHDFLAEGLVINEAFQVAAMIEKFPPLWKDFKNYLKHKRKEMSLEDLIVRLRIEEDNKVAEKKGSGNSTIMGANIVEDRKRKKS comes from the exons atgttcttctacttgacgaCTTTAAGTCTGCAGAAGTTCATTAAGGAAGATGTTTCTGTTTTGCCCGACGAAACTCCAgaaaatgaacgctttctcgtgactgagtcgtggaagcattctgattttttatgcaagaattacattcttagCGGACTAGAGGACGATCTGTATAACGTCTATAGTAATATGGAGACGTCAAAACAACTGTGGATAGCGCTTGAAAGGAAATACAAAACGGAAGATGCCGGGTTAAAGAAATTTGGTGCTGCTAAATTTTTGGACTATAAAAtagtagatagcaagtctgttattacccaagtccaagaattacaagtgattattcacgatttccttgctgaag gtcttgtcatcaatgaagcgttccaagttgcagcaatgattgagaagtttcctcctttgtggaaggacttcaaaaactaCTTGAAACATAAACGAAAAgagatgtcccttgaagatctcattgttcggttgagaatcgaagaggacaacaaAGTTGCTGAAAAGAAAGGCAgtggaaactcaacaataatgggagcaaacatCGTTGAGGATAGAAAGAGGAAGAAGTCTTAA